The following proteins are encoded in a genomic region of Bacteroidales bacterium:
- a CDS encoding DUF438 domain-containing protein, giving the protein MSELINNSRFRKDRLKELILGLHSGESPEKVRQELISTLKSVPYGEVVEVEQELISEGLPESEVLKLCDIHGEVLEGHVDLSGAKEIPPGHPVDVFIQENKAIKKAIQKSNDLLHSLNKVPEDNFRAFILVLQSAFNELMDIDKHYKRKEYLVFPYLERNEITGPPKVMWGKHDEIREQLRGCIALLKEQDLSEQDLSDALELLFYPVLKALSDMVQKEEEILFPMCMDMLTVDDWWNVQKQTLEFGFTLYDPGVDWVPEGLQDESRDEEIAGNKDGLVSLPSGSFSVNELMAILNTAPVDMTFVDKNDKVKYFTQGNHRIFPRSRSIINRDVRLCHPPGSVDIVEKIIDDFKSGKASHAPFWIQMKGKFILIEYYALRDDKGEYLGTLEVSQDLTNARSLEGERRILSYGTNDEGKDE; this is encoded by the coding sequence GCAGGAATTGATTTCTACCTTAAAATCGGTACCCTATGGTGAAGTTGTGGAAGTTGAACAGGAACTTATAAGTGAAGGGCTTCCTGAATCGGAAGTGCTTAAACTCTGTGATATTCACGGAGAGGTACTGGAGGGTCATGTGGATTTGAGTGGAGCAAAAGAGATTCCTCCCGGGCACCCGGTAGATGTATTTATCCAGGAAAACAAAGCAATAAAGAAAGCCATCCAAAAATCCAACGACCTTCTTCATTCTCTGAATAAAGTGCCGGAAGATAACTTCAGGGCATTCATCCTTGTACTTCAGTCCGCCTTCAATGAACTGATGGATATTGATAAACATTACAAAAGAAAAGAATACCTGGTCTTCCCCTATCTCGAGCGGAATGAAATCACGGGTCCGCCAAAGGTCATGTGGGGAAAGCATGACGAGATCAGGGAACAACTCAGGGGATGTATCGCCCTGCTAAAAGAACAAGATCTTTCTGAACAAGATCTTTCTGATGCCCTGGAGCTGCTTTTTTACCCGGTATTAAAAGCCCTCAGCGATATGGTTCAAAAGGAGGAGGAGATTCTGTTCCCAATGTGCATGGATATGCTCACTGTGGACGACTGGTGGAATGTGCAAAAGCAGACGCTTGAATTCGGTTTTACCCTTTATGATCCCGGGGTAGATTGGGTTCCCGAAGGATTGCAGGACGAATCGCGGGATGAAGAGATTGCCGGTAATAAGGATGGATTGGTTTCCCTTCCCTCGGGAAGCTTTTCTGTAAACGAACTGATGGCTATTCTGAATACTGCCCCTGTCGATATGACCTTCGTGGATAAGAACGACAAGGTGAAATATTTTACCCAGGGTAATCACCGGATATTTCCCCGCAGCCGTTCCATTATAAACCGCGATGTGCGCCTGTGCCATCCCCCGGGAAGCGTCGATATCGTTGAAAAGATTATAGATGACTTTAAATCCGGGAAAGCCTCTCATGCTCCCTTCTGGATTCAGATGAAAGGAAAATTTATCCTGATTGAGTATTATGCGTTGAGAGACGACAAAGGTGAATATCTTGGAACGCTCGAAGTATCGCAGGACCTGACAAATGCGAGAAGTCTGGAAGGAGAAAGACGCATTTTATCCTATGGGACCAATGATGAAGGAAAAGATGAATAG